One part of the Streptomyces ferrugineus genome encodes these proteins:
- a CDS encoding helix-turn-helix domain-containing protein — protein sequence MISTADVPEGERFAFWREVSAKLWVPYDLRCDPQLAGGFEARVGISDFGPVQATRLTVVPHEVHRTPQLIRRTDPEVFKLGFIAHGGGIAAHDGRQADFRVGDLMLFDTSRPFLVKHTPHIPVSQMLLLRFPRSLLPFPDRELRRLSAVRIPGDRGIGALSSQFLRQLAQRMDEFSPSETTRLATLTLDVLTTALADALDSSSTVPPPTRQRALLARIHTFIRDHLADPDLTPYTIAAAHHISLRYLHKLFQQDGHTVAGWIRERRLEQCRRDLADPLPTARPIHAIAARWGFTSPAHFSQAFRKAYGLSPREFRRQCATVHTD from the coding sequence ATGATCAGCACCGCTGATGTTCCGGAGGGGGAGCGGTTCGCATTCTGGCGGGAGGTGAGTGCGAAGCTGTGGGTGCCCTACGACTTGCGCTGCGATCCGCAGTTGGCAGGCGGATTTGAGGCTCGGGTCGGGATCAGTGATTTCGGCCCAGTGCAGGCGACACGGCTGACCGTGGTGCCGCATGAGGTGCACCGCACTCCCCAGCTCATCCGCCGGACAGACCCCGAGGTGTTCAAGCTGGGTTTCATCGCGCACGGTGGCGGCATAGCGGCCCACGACGGCCGACAGGCGGACTTCCGCGTGGGGGACCTGATGCTGTTCGACACCTCGCGCCCCTTCCTCGTCAAGCACACGCCGCACATCCCGGTGAGTCAGATGCTGCTCCTGCGCTTCCCGCGCTCTCTGCTGCCGTTCCCCGACCGGGAGTTGAGGCGGCTGAGCGCCGTACGCATCCCGGGCGACCGGGGCATCGGCGCACTGTCCTCCCAGTTCCTACGGCAACTCGCGCAGCGCATGGACGAGTTCAGCCCGTCCGAGACGACCCGCCTGGCCACCCTCACCCTCGACGTCCTGACCACAGCCCTGGCCGACGCCCTGGACTCCTCCAGCACAGTGCCGCCCCCCACCCGGCAACGCGCCCTGCTGGCCCGCATCCACACCTTCATCCGGGACCACCTCGCCGATCCGGACCTGACCCCGTACACGATCGCCGCGGCTCACCACATCTCCCTGCGCTACCTGCACAAACTGTTCCAGCAGGACGGACACACCGTCGCCGGCTGGATCCGCGAGCGACGCCTGGAGCAGTGCCGACGCGACCTCGCCGACCCCCTGCCGACCGCCCGCCCCATCCACGCGATCGCCGCCCGGTGGGGGTTCACCAGCCCCGCGCACTTCAGTCAGGCCTTCCGCAAGGCCTACGGCCTTTCACCGCGCGAGTTCCGGAGGCAGTGCGCGACTGTGCACACAGACTAA
- a CDS encoding tyrosine-type recombinase/integrase, translating into MLEGWTRQQRGGRRLQPKAINDRLRVVRQFNDFAEAYPWNWSAAAMDEWTTYLMAELHRAESTIRGYQTAVRLFCDYITSPHYQWPQECELRFGTHPVQICHEWNTAAHLVDYEAEAGRRPMTREEIQLFLEYADAQVDRAIRLGRKGALAAYRDATVYKVIYGWGLRCTETSKLDLTDWYRNPKAPELGRFGSLHVRYGKRSKGSPPKRRRVLSVMPWAVDAVEDYVTNIRTRYRASVGAALWPTERGGRLQAREIEDRFAEYRDALGLDSDLVPHCLRHSHVTHQIEDGADPAFVQLLLSPLDCVLDVQHGPGVGGDLCGGGDYLPPFITQFPRRSDAGATGADARLVA; encoded by the coding sequence ATGTTGGAGGGCTGGACGCGTCAGCAGCGTGGAGGCCGGCGCCTGCAGCCGAAGGCGATCAACGACCGGCTGCGCGTGGTACGGCAGTTCAACGACTTTGCCGAGGCGTATCCGTGGAACTGGTCTGCCGCCGCCATGGACGAGTGGACGACGTATCTGATGGCTGAGCTCCACCGCGCGGAGTCGACGATCCGCGGATATCAGACCGCCGTGCGCCTGTTCTGCGACTACATCACCTCGCCGCACTACCAGTGGCCGCAGGAGTGCGAACTGCGGTTCGGCACGCACCCGGTGCAGATCTGCCACGAGTGGAACACCGCAGCCCATCTCGTCGACTACGAGGCGGAGGCGGGCCGGCGGCCGATGACGCGGGAGGAGATCCAACTCTTCCTCGAATACGCCGACGCTCAGGTCGACCGTGCCATCAGGCTCGGCCGCAAGGGGGCACTTGCTGCCTACCGGGATGCCACGGTCTACAAGGTCATCTACGGGTGGGGGCTGCGGTGCACGGAGACGTCGAAGCTCGACCTCACCGACTGGTACCGCAATCCCAAGGCCCCGGAACTGGGCCGGTTCGGCTCCCTCCACGTCCGGTACGGCAAACGGTCGAAGGGGTCGCCGCCGAAGCGGCGGAGGGTCCTGAGCGTCATGCCCTGGGCCGTGGACGCGGTCGAGGACTACGTCACCAACATCCGCACCCGCTACCGGGCTTCGGTCGGAGCGGCCCTGTGGCCGACCGAGCGCGGCGGACGGCTCCAGGCCCGGGAGATCGAGGACCGCTTCGCCGAATACCGCGATGCGCTCGGCCTGGACTCCGACCTCGTGCCGCACTGCCTGCGACACAGCCACGTCACCCACCAGATTGAGGACGGCGCGGACCCGGCGTTCGTCCAGCTTCTCTTGAGTCCTCTGGACTGTGTCCTTGACGTGCAGCACGGGCCTGGGGTGGGCGGAGATCTGTGTGGTGGAGGTGATTATCTACCGCCGTTCATCACGCAGTTCCCCAGGAGGTCTGATGCTGGTGCAACGGGTGCTGATGCCCGCCTCGTCGCTTGA
- a CDS encoding tyrosine-type recombinase/integrase, producing the protein MLVQRVLMPASSLESWTVLGDEGGIVEPIERYLSYLTDIERSPNTVKAYAHDLKDWFVFLDRRGLDWREVRLEDLGEFVAWLRLPPAGRDGRVTMLPSAEHHCGVTTVNRKLSAISGLYVFHARHGVDLGDLVTELQPVRARRTGWKPFLYHLAGGQPERRRTIKLKAPRTHPTILTAAQVQAILDACTRLRDRFLFALLWETGIRIGEALGLRHEDLAAAEGELTVTPRVNDNRARAKSASPRTIPVGPEVIRLDADYLHGEYGDLDSDYIFVNLWGGSYGRPLTYAAVYDLVLRLRRDTGTELRPPLVPAYPGDLASAPQGAHRGRLRHRLIACGVLPPVDRHLIDTEVWLHHRLGQLGEHPHERLLRQFALWHQLPRLRATAATRPLRPTAKFYTTQQFTQAQTFLTWLHDNNIAPAAVTQADTDNWYTSHRVHQRQGVRGFQTWAIEHGHLPRHLVVRQVVFKPGKTITQQRRLALLRRYVTDPTTPNGTGDNPTDTVPLPIRVAVCLLLLYAQPLSRIHCLTTADITESDTGSGRELFIHLGEPPTPVPEPFAHLLRRLAAEATEAKGNEQGWLFPGRLAGQPITYRTLSDRLRQLGFPLIDARVSALRQLVLQVPAPVVADALGFHQKSTARQVAHAGATWNRYAVGNHNT; encoded by the coding sequence ATGCTGGTGCAACGGGTGCTGATGCCCGCCTCGTCGCTTGAGTCGTGGACCGTGCTCGGCGACGAGGGCGGCATAGTCGAGCCGATCGAGCGCTACCTCTCCTACCTGACCGACATCGAGCGGTCGCCGAACACGGTCAAGGCATACGCCCATGATCTGAAGGACTGGTTCGTCTTCCTCGACCGGCGGGGCCTGGACTGGCGCGAGGTCCGGCTGGAGGACCTGGGCGAGTTCGTCGCCTGGCTCCGGCTGCCGCCCGCGGGCCGCGATGGCCGCGTCACGATGCTCCCGTCGGCGGAGCATCACTGCGGGGTGACCACAGTGAACCGGAAGCTGTCGGCGATCAGTGGTCTGTACGTCTTCCACGCACGCCACGGTGTGGACCTCGGCGATCTCGTCACTGAGCTGCAGCCGGTCCGTGCCCGGCGCACGGGCTGGAAGCCGTTTTTGTATCACCTGGCCGGCGGCCAGCCCGAGCGGCGTCGCACGATCAAGCTGAAGGCGCCGCGCACGCATCCGACGATCCTGACCGCTGCCCAGGTCCAGGCGATCCTGGACGCCTGCACCCGGCTGCGGGACCGGTTCTTGTTCGCGCTGCTGTGGGAGACGGGGATCCGGATCGGTGAGGCGCTCGGGCTCCGGCACGAGGACCTGGCAGCGGCGGAGGGCGAGTTGACGGTCACGCCGCGGGTCAACGACAACCGGGCTCGGGCCAAGTCCGCTTCGCCTCGCACGATCCCGGTCGGCCCCGAGGTGATCCGGCTCGACGCGGACTATCTGCACGGCGAGTACGGCGACCTGGACAGCGACTACATCTTCGTCAACCTCTGGGGCGGCTCCTACGGGCGTCCGCTGACCTACGCGGCCGTCTACGACCTGGTGCTGCGGCTCCGCCGCGACACCGGGACCGAACTTCGACCCCCACTGGTTCCGGCATACCCGGGCGACCTTGCTTCTGCGCCGCAAGGTGCCCATCGAGGGCGCCTGCGGCACCGGCTGATCGCCTGCGGGGTGCTGCCACCGGTCGACCGGCACCTGATCGACACCGAGGTATGGCTACACCACCGCCTCGGCCAGCTCGGCGAGCATCCCCACGAGCGGCTGCTGCGCCAGTTCGCTTTGTGGCACCAGCTGCCGCGACTGCGGGCGACAGCGGCCACCCGACCGCTACGGCCGACTGCGAAGTTCTACACCACCCAGCAGTTCACCCAAGCGCAGACATTCCTCACCTGGCTGCACGACAACAACATCGCCCCGGCGGCGGTTACCCAGGCCGACACCGACAACTGGTACACCAGCCACCGCGTCCATCAACGCCAAGGCGTGCGCGGCTTCCAGACCTGGGCAATCGAGCACGGACACCTGCCCCGCCACCTCGTGGTGCGCCAGGTCGTGTTCAAGCCCGGCAAGACCATCACCCAACAACGCCGGCTGGCCCTGCTACGCCGCTACGTCACCGACCCGACCACACCGAACGGAACCGGCGACAACCCGACCGACACCGTGCCGCTGCCGATCCGGGTAGCGGTATGCCTGCTGCTGCTCTACGCCCAACCGCTGAGCCGGATCCACTGCCTCACCACCGCGGACATCACCGAATCCGACACCGGATCCGGTCGGGAGTTGTTCATCCACCTCGGTGAGCCGCCCACACCAGTGCCCGAGCCGTTCGCTCATCTGCTGCGCCGCCTCGCCGCAGAGGCAACCGAGGCAAAGGGCAACGAACAGGGATGGCTGTTCCCTGGCCGGCTCGCCGGCCAACCGATCACCTACCGCACCCTGTCCGACCGGCTGCGGCAACTCGGGTTCCCGCTCATCGACGCCCGCGTCTCCGCACTGCGGCAACTGGTTCTCCAGGTCCCGGCCCCGGTCGTCGCCGACGCACTCGGATTCCACCAGAAGAGCACCGCCCGCCAGGTCGCCCACGCCGGCGCCACCTGGAACCGCTACGCCGTCGGCAACCACAACACCTGA
- a CDS encoding GNAT family N-acetyltransferase, with protein sequence MPGRRRCSACCAPHVRRLPIRHVRLNVIPDAQGRGVGRFAVESVAAAIRRRDGTQMHLTRESGEDGPEGFFQKLGFSSPVRRARGRRSACWI encoded by the coding sequence ATGCCGGGCCGCAGGCGATGCAGCGCCTGCTGCGCACCGCACGTGCGACGACTTCCGATCCGGCACGTGCGCCTCAACGTGATACCCGATGCCCAGGGGCGCGGAGTCGGCCGGTTCGCTGTCGAATCGGTGGCCGCCGCAATCAGGCGCCGCGATGGTACCCAGATGCACCTCACGCGGGAGTCCGGAGAAGACGGTCCCGAGGGCTTCTTCCAGAAACTCGGGTTCAGCTCACCGGTGAGAAGAGCGAGGGGCAGACGGTCGGCGTGCTGGATCTGA
- a CDS encoding ABC transporter permease produces the protein MNRIRPVARLQIPAWPHILGWTWGLTAVAFGINLLLFLANHDPGDGVRDTGGLVSLYAIAISMATFSVTQIFPYALGMSVTRRDFYLAWSLLALAQSVAYALVLCLLRAVEQATGHWGMGMRYFDLSFMDDANPVLLLLGYAVPMLVVTHFGILLGTVHLRWGTTGVLASLTLTMTALGLAAALITWTRQWHTIGHWLLDQPPTALLAGWPVLVAAAFAGGGYTLIRRATA, from the coding sequence ATGAACCGCATCCGTCCGGTAGCCCGTCTCCAGATACCGGCCTGGCCGCACATCCTGGGCTGGACGTGGGGCTTGACGGCCGTCGCGTTCGGCATCAACCTGTTGCTCTTCCTGGCGAACCACGACCCGGGCGACGGCGTGAGGGACACCGGCGGCCTGGTCAGCCTGTACGCTATCGCGATCTCGATGGCCACCTTCTCGGTCACCCAGATCTTCCCGTACGCGCTGGGCATGAGCGTGACCCGCCGGGACTTCTACCTGGCCTGGTCACTACTCGCCCTCGCCCAGTCGGTGGCCTACGCGCTGGTGCTCTGCCTGCTACGCGCCGTGGAACAGGCCACCGGCCACTGGGGGATGGGGATGCGGTACTTCGACCTGTCGTTCATGGATGACGCCAACCCGGTGCTGCTCCTGCTCGGCTACGCGGTACCCATGCTGGTCGTAACCCACTTCGGGATCCTGCTCGGCACGGTGCACCTGCGCTGGGGCACCACCGGCGTCCTCGCCAGCCTCACCCTGACGATGACAGCGCTCGGGCTGGCCGCCGCGCTGATCACGTGGACCCGGCAATGGCACACGATCGGCCACTGGTTGCTCGACCAGCCCCCCACGGCGCTGCTCGCCGGCTGGCCGGTCCTGGTCGCCGCCGCGTTCGCAGGCGGCGGATACACGCTCATCCGCCGTGCCACCGCGTAG
- a CDS encoding ABC transporter ATP-binding protein: MTAVVTAHGVTKRFGDVTALDDVSFALAEHTIYGLLGRNGAGKTTLMQILTGQAFASSGNVSVFDAPPVENPAVLSKVCFVRESQRYPHYYTVRHVFHTARRLFANWDDTFAHSLAADFQLPAGRLVRRLSRGMLSALGVTVGLAARAPLTFFDEPYLGLDPAARQLFYDRLLADYSGHPRTVVLSTHLIDEVSDLIERVLLIDRGRLLLDEDADDLRGRAVAATGRAEAVDGFAAGRTELHRERSSGQVRSTLLGGLGPHAKTLAQTLNVELEPLSLQQLVVRLTAPPTTTAPTTTAPTDREAAR, encoded by the coding sequence ATGACGGCGGTTGTAACCGCACACGGGGTGACCAAACGCTTTGGCGACGTCACGGCACTCGACGACGTGAGCTTCGCACTGGCCGAGCACACGATCTACGGCCTGCTCGGGCGAAACGGGGCGGGCAAGACCACCCTGATGCAGATCCTCACCGGGCAGGCGTTCGCGTCGTCGGGGAACGTGTCGGTCTTCGACGCGCCACCGGTGGAGAACCCGGCCGTCCTGTCGAAGGTCTGTTTCGTCCGGGAGAGCCAGCGCTACCCCCACTACTACACCGTGCGCCACGTCTTTCACACCGCACGCCGGCTGTTTGCGAACTGGGACGACACGTTCGCGCACAGCCTCGCCGCGGACTTCCAGCTACCAGCCGGGCGGCTGGTCCGCAGACTCTCCCGGGGCATGCTCTCGGCCCTCGGCGTCACCGTCGGGCTGGCCGCGCGGGCGCCCCTGACGTTCTTCGACGAGCCGTACCTCGGGCTCGACCCGGCCGCCCGGCAGCTCTTCTACGACCGCCTACTCGCCGACTACTCCGGGCATCCCCGCACCGTGGTGCTGTCCACCCACCTCATCGACGAGGTGAGCGATCTGATCGAGCGGGTGCTGCTCATCGACCGTGGCCGGCTGCTGCTCGACGAGGACGCCGACGACCTGCGCGGACGGGCGGTGGCGGCCACCGGCCGGGCCGAGGCCGTGGACGGGTTCGCGGCCGGACGCACCGAGCTGCACCGCGAGCGGTCGAGCGGCCAGGTCCGGTCAACCCTCCTCGGCGGGCTCGGACCACACGCGAAGACGCTCGCGCAGACGCTCAACGTCGAGCTGGAGCCGCTGTCGTTGCAGCAACTCGTGGTCCGCCTGACCGCACCACCGACAACAACAGCGCCGACGACAACAGCGCCGACGGACCGGGAGGCCGCCCGATGA
- a CDS encoding GntR family transcriptional regulator has protein sequence MDDDRPIFLQIAEMIENSIIDGSLVEEAQVPSTNELAAFHRINPATAAKGVNQLVSEGTLYKRRGIGMFVAGGARARLRERRRERFTEQYVQPLLAEAHKLGIGHDELMKMIDSFGPVVGKDLG, from the coding sequence ATGGACGACGACCGACCGATCTTCCTTCAGATCGCCGAGATGATCGAGAACTCGATCATCGACGGGTCGCTGGTGGAGGAGGCCCAGGTCCCGTCCACCAACGAGCTTGCCGCCTTTCACCGGATCAACCCGGCCACCGCGGCCAAGGGCGTCAACCAGCTCGTGTCGGAGGGAACGCTCTACAAGCGACGCGGCATCGGCATGTTCGTCGCCGGTGGCGCCCGGGCCAGGCTGCGCGAGCGGCGACGGGAACGGTTCACCGAACAGTACGTGCAACCCCTGCTCGCCGAGGCGCACAAGCTCGGCATCGGCCACGACGAGCTGATGAAGATGATCGATTCATTCGGTCCGGTTGTCGGGAAGGACCTGGGATGA
- a CDS encoding DUF6262 family protein produces the protein MRGRRRLGAGRCDRAVRLAAPCAPGQGGRRTDTDTRNGGRPGRATAPSAGLRALDAEGERVTFETVAKRASVSRSWLYAQPDLRAEIEHLRAAHRRAPASPLPARQRTSDASLLRRLEAASARIRRLTEENQQLREQLARALGEQRAATTRTGPPRGGASNARSVTIGPC, from the coding sequence ATGCGTGGGCGGCGTCGTCTCGGCGCAGGACGGTGTGATCGGGCCGTACGGCTGGCGGCGCCGTGCGCACCTGGGCAGGGTGGACGCAGAACCGACACCGACACGAGGAACGGTGGCCGACCAGGACGAGCGACAGCACCGTCCGCGGGGCTCCGCGCCCTCGACGCCGAGGGCGAGCGCGTCACCTTCGAGACGGTGGCGAAACGGGCAAGTGTCTCCCGGTCCTGGCTCTATGCCCAGCCGGACTTGCGAGCGGAGATCGAGCACCTTCGTGCAGCACACCGCCGAGCCCCCGCCTCCCCGCTGCCTGCACGTCAACGCACATCCGACGCGTCTTTGCTGCGGCGACTCGAAGCCGCCAGCGCCCGCATCCGCCGTCTCACCGAGGAGAACCAGCAACTTCGCGAACAACTCGCCCGGGCCTTGGGCGAACAACGTGCGGCGACGACTCGCACAGGCCCGCCGCGAGGCGGCGCGAGCAATGCCAGGTCAGTAACGATCGGCCCGTGCTGA
- a CDS encoding helix-turn-helix domain-containing protein codes for MTANLDYRWHLREVMATRGMYTTTDLRPLLAERGIDLSPSQVYRLVVERPERLSLKTLMALLDILGCAMDDLIEPVTVRASGRKTATAGSTDSAPPGPAAGVGDFRPKRARIVPTEE; via the coding sequence GTGACGGCAAACCTGGACTACCGGTGGCATCTGCGGGAGGTCATGGCCACCCGCGGCATGTACACCACCACCGACCTGCGTCCGCTGCTGGCCGAGCGAGGAATCGACCTGTCGCCCAGCCAGGTCTACCGGCTGGTCGTGGAACGTCCCGAGCGGCTGAGCCTGAAAACGCTCATGGCCCTGCTCGACATCCTCGGGTGCGCGATGGACGACCTCATCGAACCGGTGACCGTCCGAGCCTCCGGCCGCAAGACGGCAACCGCGGGCAGCACAGACAGCGCACCACCGGGACCGGCAGCAGGGGTTGGAGACTTCCGGCCCAAGCGCGCCCGCATCGTCCCCACCGAGGAGTAG
- a CDS encoding class I SAM-dependent methyltransferase: protein MIASPVAYWEPLWASGRRYRQITDTETQLLADHLGPGHGRPALDMGCGDGALARHLHHQLGYQTIGVDCAPSAIAAATDAAAATDADAGSSDQPRFQVMDFAADDLSELPDPAYALITCRLVFRFIADKAVFLDKVRQLLVPGGTFWVVTELADRRADDDPLKSLGVTAPDVELLTARWSSSTAVDLDRLACFALRP from the coding sequence GTGATCGCCTCCCCCGTCGCCTACTGGGAACCCCTGTGGGCCTCCGGCCGCCGCTACCGGCAGATCACCGACACCGAAACCCAGCTCCTCGCCGACCATCTCGGTCCCGGCCACGGACGGCCGGCACTCGACATGGGATGCGGCGACGGCGCCTTGGCCCGCCATCTACACCACCAGCTCGGCTACCAGACCATCGGCGTCGACTGCGCTCCCAGCGCCATTGCCGCTGCCACGGATGCTGCCGCTGCCACGGATGCTGACGCGGGCTCAAGCGATCAGCCCCGGTTCCAGGTCATGGACTTCGCCGCCGACGACCTGAGCGAGCTGCCCGACCCGGCCTACGCGCTCATCACCTGCCGGCTCGTCTTCCGGTTCATCGCCGACAAGGCCGTCTTCCTGGACAAGGTCCGTCAGCTCCTCGTCCCCGGCGGAACCTTCTGGGTGGTCACCGAACTCGCCGACCGGCGGGCCGACGACGATCCCCTCAAGAGCCTGGGCGTCACCGCGCCCGACGTCGAGCTCCTCACCGCCCGCTGGTCCAGCTCGACCGCCGTCGACCTGGACCGGCTCGCCTGCTTCGCCCTGCGCCCATGA
- a CDS encoding nucleoside triphosphate pyrophosphohydrolase family protein: protein MTDTRKTIARPAGRLGDHAPSREQRILLQVQLLKIQEEAGEVAEAVIGAMGRTPV from the coding sequence ATGACTGATACCCGGAAGACCATCGCCCGCCCTGCTGGCCGGTTAGGAGACCACGCCCCTTCCCGCGAGCAACGCATCCTGCTCCAGGTCCAGTTGCTCAAGATCCAGGAGGAGGCGGGCGAGGTCGCCGAGGCGGTGATCGGAGCCATGGGCAGAACTCCCGTATGA
- a CDS encoding ATP-binding cassette domain-containing protein, translating to MPVTDASTASAETPPPPPPAEIRYSGEYSVNPLGDVSFTHMCARLPSVLRRICRMAWQLDRTAVLLLAACQLVTGAAAAVGLAATARAMQPILGLGTVADRLHQAVPALIVVAGAAALGRLSSALASYADRRLTPPLTTYADTALVEAVCRVEAAAYAQGGFADRQEAAEMGVVRTHVMVNDAQRFVAALIRMVAAGGVLSVLHWAMLPLLLLAVLPAGVGAVLTARVDYEMHYANVSDRNVRHMMRWWTTTPKHGDEVRANGMTGYLLFWYRSLSQRIDRRLLDAAPRTLRITLLSSAAGGFFLLLAWAALTWLAITGRIELAIAATAVVAVQTTLAALSQVVINGAALFHTSLYLTDMQTFLDDAAQRAPQRGELSAPTTVEEIRIDDVVYQYPGKDRPAVDGVSLSLRRGEILAIVGENGSGKSTLLRLITGIYLADKGRVLWNGADLATLDQNSVWARTGLVPQLFAQWPLRVRENVTLGQPRTHDDLHVWEAIDAVGMREAVEALPDGIETLLAREVFGGAELSGGQWQRLACSRAIYRRPELLILDEPTSHMDARGEHQIFEKIKRGATDRITIVVTHQLENTRLADRILVMDKGRVIEHGQYEDLVSSGGLFAELVALTQDR from the coding sequence GTGCCTGTGACTGACGCCTCGACTGCCAGCGCTGAGACCCCGCCTCCCCCGCCACCTGCGGAGATCCGCTACAGCGGCGAGTACTCCGTCAACCCGCTCGGCGACGTGTCCTTCACGCACATGTGCGCCCGCCTGCCGTCCGTGCTGCGCCGCATCTGCCGAATGGCCTGGCAGCTCGACCGCACGGCCGTTCTCCTCCTCGCTGCCTGCCAACTGGTCACAGGCGCCGCCGCCGCGGTGGGCCTGGCCGCAACTGCCCGCGCCATGCAGCCGATCCTTGGCCTCGGCACCGTAGCCGACCGTCTTCATCAGGCAGTCCCCGCGCTGATCGTCGTGGCTGGCGCGGCGGCACTCGGGCGGCTCTCCAGCGCGCTCGCGTCGTACGCGGATCGCAGGCTCACTCCGCCGCTGACGACCTACGCCGACACCGCGCTGGTCGAGGCGGTGTGCCGAGTCGAAGCCGCCGCCTACGCCCAGGGCGGGTTCGCCGACCGGCAGGAAGCCGCCGAAATGGGCGTGGTGCGCACGCACGTGATGGTGAACGACGCGCAGCGATTCGTGGCCGCCCTCATCAGGATGGTGGCCGCCGGCGGAGTCCTGTCCGTGCTCCACTGGGCGATGCTGCCGCTGCTCCTCCTCGCCGTCCTGCCGGCCGGAGTCGGCGCCGTTCTCACCGCGCGCGTCGACTACGAGATGCACTACGCGAACGTGTCGGACCGCAACGTGCGCCACATGATGCGCTGGTGGACCACCACGCCGAAACACGGTGACGAAGTCCGCGCCAACGGCATGACCGGCTATCTTCTGTTCTGGTACCGGTCGTTGTCCCAGCGCATCGACCGCCGTCTGCTGGACGCCGCCCCACGGACCTTGCGCATCACCCTGCTGTCCTCGGCCGCAGGCGGCTTCTTCCTTCTTCTGGCCTGGGCCGCGCTCACCTGGCTGGCCATCACCGGGCGCATCGAACTCGCCATCGCCGCAACTGCCGTCGTCGCCGTTCAGACCACGCTCGCAGCGCTCTCCCAGGTCGTCATCAACGGGGCGGCCCTGTTCCACACCAGCCTCTACCTGACCGACATGCAGACATTCCTCGACGACGCCGCGCAACGGGCCCCGCAGCGCGGCGAGTTGTCAGCGCCCACGACCGTCGAGGAAATCCGGATCGACGACGTGGTGTATCAGTACCCCGGCAAGGACCGCCCGGCCGTCGACGGCGTATCCCTGTCCCTGCGCCGTGGCGAGATCCTGGCCATCGTCGGCGAGAACGGCAGCGGCAAGTCCACCCTCCTGCGCCTGATCACCGGCATCTACCTTGCGGACAAGGGGCGCGTTCTGTGGAACGGCGCCGACCTCGCCACCCTTGATCAGAACAGCGTCTGGGCCCGTACCGGGCTCGTGCCGCAACTCTTTGCCCAGTGGCCGCTGCGCGTCCGCGAGAACGTCACCCTCGGCCAGCCCCGCACCCACGACGACCTGCATGTATGGGAAGCGATCGACGCGGTAGGCATGCGAGAGGCGGTCGAGGCGCTGCCCGACGGCATCGAGACGCTGCTTGCCCGGGAAGTGTTCGGGGGCGCCGAACTCTCCGGCGGACAGTGGCAGCGCCTGGCCTGCTCGCGCGCGATCTACAGGCGCCCCGAACTGCTCATCCTGGACGAACCCACCTCCCACATGGACGCCCGAGGAGAACACCAGATCTTCGAGAAGATCAAACGCGGCGCCACGGACCGCATCACGATCGTGGTCACGCACCAGTTGGAAAACACCCGCCTCGCCGACCGCATCCTCGTCATGGACAAGGGCCGAGTCATCGAGCACGGCCAGTACGAGGACCTGGTCAGCTCCGGTGGCTTGTTCGCCGAGCTCGTCGCTCTGACCCAAGACCGGTGA